Proteins encoded in a region of the Synechococcus sp. BIOS-U3-1 genome:
- a CDS encoding aminotransferase class V-fold PLP-dependent enzyme codes for MLRELCPALANKTYFNYGGQGPLPTPSLDAITTSWKRIQELGPFTTDIWPYISAEVSKTRGRLARLCNVPAHRLALSENVTTGCVLPLWGLPLHDGDHILISDCEHPGVVAACHELARRRQLQVHTLPVKQLRLGRDQQARTDHDVLAAIEQQLTSRTRLVVLSHLLWNTGQQMPITAVAAQLQQHPAQPYLLVDAAQSVGQIPIAKAAQAADIYAFTGHKWVCGPEGLGGVAISERMLTEAHPTVIGWRSLQDETRAVADDPDPFHHDSRRFEVATSCVPLMAGLRCSLDLLEQEGSDDERLRHIRTLSEQLWKELQSLPEVSPLLEGPPPAGLVSFQMHSEATGATPSEVVKALGAEQIWIRDLADPICLRACTHVCTSENDIAQLIDQIRMLSAMNS; via the coding sequence ATGCTGAGAGAACTCTGCCCCGCACTGGCCAACAAGACCTACTTCAATTACGGCGGGCAGGGGCCGCTGCCAACACCCTCGCTGGATGCCATTACCACCAGCTGGAAACGAATCCAGGAGCTCGGCCCCTTCACCACGGACATCTGGCCCTATATCAGCGCCGAAGTGAGTAAAACTCGCGGCCGTCTAGCCCGGTTGTGCAATGTGCCAGCGCATCGGCTCGCCCTCAGCGAGAACGTGACCACGGGGTGTGTGCTGCCGCTCTGGGGCCTTCCCCTGCACGATGGCGACCACATTTTGATTAGCGACTGTGAACACCCCGGTGTCGTGGCGGCCTGTCACGAACTGGCTCGTCGCCGCCAGCTTCAGGTCCATACGCTGCCGGTCAAGCAACTCAGACTCGGACGCGACCAGCAGGCCCGCACCGATCACGACGTACTGGCGGCAATCGAACAACAGCTCACCAGCCGAACCCGACTGGTGGTGTTGTCGCATCTGCTCTGGAACACCGGGCAACAGATGCCGATCACAGCGGTGGCAGCACAACTGCAACAGCACCCGGCACAGCCTTACCTCCTTGTGGATGCTGCACAGAGCGTTGGCCAGATCCCCATTGCAAAGGCGGCACAAGCGGCCGATATCTATGCCTTTACCGGGCACAAATGGGTTTGCGGTCCAGAAGGACTCGGCGGGGTAGCCATCTCAGAGCGGATGCTCACTGAGGCTCATCCCACCGTGATCGGCTGGCGCAGCCTTCAAGATGAAACGCGGGCTGTGGCTGATGATCCAGACCCCTTCCATCACGACAGCCGTCGTTTTGAGGTGGCTACCAGCTGTGTGCCGTTGATGGCTGGGCTGCGCTGCTCTCTTGACCTGCTGGAACAGGAGGGCTCAGACGACGAACGACTCAGGCACATCCGCACGCTGAGCGAACAGCTCTGGAAAGAGCTGCAGTCGCTTCCAGAGGTCTCACCGCTACTTGAAGGCCCACCGCCGGCTGGCCTCGTGAGTTTTCAGATGCACTCTGAGGCAACGGGAGCCACACCATCTGAGGTGGTCAAAGCCCTAGGCGCAGAACAGATTTGGATCCGTGACTTAGCAGATCCCATCTGCCTGCGTGCCTGTACCCACGTCTGCACCAGCGAGAACGACATCGCGCAACTCATCGATCAGATTCGGATGTTGTCAGCAATGAACAGCTAG
- a CDS encoding DUF4079 domain-containing protein, with amino-acid sequence MALVDWLWILHPVLAVVLIYPLTGIVMRLAMQTRSRRLKTAKPPPTVGRDHSDLGRWLAVGVVVLVIVALTVVIATSAPLDQFQGGFRRACTLFLVLIGTLLSVGALWIAKAPGLRLAFALITWAGVLGLGAQPEVWRLSDDPFSPAFWQSHYWSGVAVVGLMLFSLGARPEILRDLRLRRLHVTANVLAALLFVLQGITGTRDLLEIPLSWQKPTIYACNVEARSCPPLAPLSPASQP; translated from the coding sequence ATGGCCCTGGTGGACTGGCTCTGGATCCTCCACCCGGTTTTGGCGGTGGTGTTGATCTATCCCCTCACCGGGATCGTGATGCGACTGGCGATGCAGACACGATCTCGGCGATTGAAGACCGCAAAACCGCCTCCGACGGTGGGGCGGGACCACAGTGATCTCGGGCGCTGGCTGGCCGTAGGTGTGGTTGTGCTGGTGATCGTTGCGCTCACCGTGGTCATCGCAACATCTGCACCGCTTGATCAGTTTCAAGGCGGCTTCCGTCGTGCTTGCACGCTGTTCTTGGTGCTGATCGGAACCCTGCTCAGTGTTGGGGCGCTGTGGATTGCGAAGGCGCCTGGTCTTCGGCTGGCGTTTGCTCTGATCACTTGGGCTGGCGTTCTTGGTTTGGGAGCTCAGCCGGAGGTTTGGCGTCTCTCCGATGACCCTTTCTCGCCAGCGTTCTGGCAATCCCATTACTGGTCTGGTGTTGCGGTGGTGGGCCTCATGCTGTTTTCTCTTGGTGCCCGGCCGGAGATTTTGCGTGACCTCCGCCTGCGCCGCCTGCATGTCACCGCCAATGTGCTCGCCGCGCTGCTATTCGTGCTGCAGGGCATTACCGGCACCCGTGATCTGTTGGAGATTCCCTTGAGTTGGCAGAAGCCGACGATCTATGCCTGCAATGTCGAAGCCCGCAGCTGCCCGCCGTTGGCCCCGCTTTCTCCGGCTTCTCAGCCTTAG
- a CDS encoding urea ABC transporter substrate-binding protein — protein MNHKVLIGLLATLLLSSCGRSASKSDINVVRVGLLHSRSGTMALSENTVAEAERLAIEELNAGGGLMLKGKRVLIQPVEEDGMSDPDTFARRTEQLLDHEKVVAIFGGWTSTSRKAMLPALEERDALLFYPVQYEGQECSPFVVYGGSVPNQQSEPALNWMLANRSKRILLIGSDYIYPRTANRIMRTQVQRAGGTVLDEHYLPLGSADVDPLVESIQQANASGPIVVINTLNGDSNLAFFEQLYREAIIGSEAVDTGVTVLSLSVSEEEALAIGTNKISGTYASWSYFQSLAGDHSRTFAQRFRRRYGYHRVINDPAEAGYSLVHLWARAAERAGSTNPKDVRRQLIGTSYSAPQGLLTITPSQHLNKRSLLGKADDTGNFQVVKDFGVIEPKPWNPDHPESAGQHCVHGSNTPL, from the coding sequence ATGAACCACAAGGTGCTCATCGGCCTGCTGGCCACCCTGCTACTCAGCAGTTGCGGCAGAAGCGCTTCAAAAAGCGACATCAACGTGGTGCGCGTAGGCCTGCTGCATTCCCGAAGTGGAACGATGGCATTGTCTGAAAACACCGTTGCCGAAGCCGAACGACTAGCGATCGAGGAACTCAATGCCGGCGGCGGACTGATGCTGAAGGGCAAGCGGGTCTTGATTCAACCAGTCGAGGAGGACGGCATGTCCGATCCGGACACCTTCGCTCGTCGGACCGAACAATTGCTCGATCACGAAAAGGTGGTGGCCATCTTCGGAGGCTGGACATCGACCAGTCGCAAGGCAATGCTGCCAGCCCTGGAAGAACGTGATGCACTGCTGTTCTATCCGGTGCAATACGAAGGCCAGGAGTGCTCCCCTTTCGTGGTGTATGGCGGTTCGGTTCCCAATCAACAATCGGAACCCGCCTTGAACTGGATGCTGGCGAACCGCAGCAAACGCATCCTGCTGATCGGCTCGGACTACATCTACCCCCGTACCGCCAATCGCATCATGCGCACCCAGGTACAACGGGCGGGTGGCACAGTACTGGATGAGCACTACCTCCCACTCGGCAGTGCAGATGTCGACCCACTGGTTGAAAGCATTCAGCAGGCCAATGCAAGCGGTCCGATTGTTGTCATCAACACCCTGAACGGCGATAGCAACCTCGCCTTCTTTGAACAGCTCTACCGCGAGGCCATCATTGGCTCAGAAGCGGTGGATACCGGTGTGACCGTATTGAGTCTGTCTGTTTCGGAGGAAGAGGCCCTGGCGATCGGTACGAACAAAATCTCCGGAACCTATGCCAGCTGGAGCTATTTCCAATCGTTGGCTGGAGATCATTCCAGAACATTCGCGCAGCGCTTTCGTCGTCGCTATGGGTATCACCGCGTCATCAACGACCCCGCTGAAGCCGGCTACAGCCTGGTCCATCTCTGGGCCCGCGCTGCAGAACGAGCAGGCAGTACGAATCCCAAAGACGTACGTCGGCAACTGATCGGAACCAGTTACTCAGCGCCACAGGGCTTGCTAACCATCACCCCTAGCCAGCACCTCAACAAGCGCTCCCTGCTTGGCAAAGCTGATGACACTGGCAACTTCCAAGTGGTGAAAGATTTCGGGGTGATCGAACCCAAACCCTGGAATCCAGATCATCCGGAGTCAGCCGGGCAACACTGCGTGCATGGCAGCAACACCCCTCTCTAA